Proteins encoded within one genomic window of Hevea brasiliensis isolate MT/VB/25A 57/8 chromosome 8, ASM3005281v1, whole genome shotgun sequence:
- the LOC110643059 gene encoding LOW QUALITY PROTEIN: psbP-like protein 1, chloroplastic (The sequence of the model RefSeq protein was modified relative to this genomic sequence to represent the inferred CDS: substituted 3 bases at 3 genomic stop codons), translating into MASLQNSPSLYHTLSPNFVPRIGLQRYHSSFRCYRRGISFIVRAEQXWDHSQVRSGRRQLIAVSIIAPWVSLVNQTSSSFAAETKRGFLLVTDKKDGYSFLYPFGWQEVVIEGQDKVFKDVIXPLESVSVNMIPTNKQDIRDFGPPQQVAETLIKKVLAPPLQKTKLIDASERDVDGKAYYTFEFIAQVPNXTRHALSTISIGNGKFYTLTTGANQRRWDKMKDKLHTVIDSFNIFSV; encoded by the exons ATGGCTTCCTTACAGAATTCACCTTCACTTTATCACACATTATCTCCCAACTTTGTTCCCAGG ATAGGACTACAAAGGTATCATAGTTCGTTTCGTTGCTATAGAAGAGGCATTTCGTTTATTGTTCGTGCTGAGCAATGATGGGATCATTCTCAAG TTAGATCCGGGAGACGCCAACTGATAGCTGTCAGTATAATTGCCCCTTGGGTTTCTCTGGTTAACCAAACTTCTTCATCAT TTGCTGCAGAAACTAAAAGGGGATTTCTGTTAGTAACAGACAAGAAGGATGGATACTCATTCCTCTATCCATTTGGGTGGCAG GAAGTGGTCATTGAAGGTCAAGACAAGGTCTTTAAAGATGTCATTTAGCCACTAGAAAGTGTCAGTGTAAATATGATCCCAACCAACAAACAAGATATTCGAGACTTTGGACCTCCACAACAG GTTGCTGAAACACTGATAAAAAAGGTTTTAGCCCCTCCATTGCAGAAAACGAAACTAATCGACGCATCAGAG CGTGATGTTGATGGAAAAGCTTATTACACCTTTGAATTCATTGCTCAGGTGCCAAATTAAACTCGCCATGCTCTTAGTACAATCTCCATCGGCAATG GTAAATTCTATACACTGACCACAGGGGCCAATCAGAGGAGATGGGACAAAATGAAAGATAAATTGCACACGGTCATTGATTCCTTCAATATTTTCAGTGTTTAA